The proteins below come from a single Flavobacterium lindanitolerans genomic window:
- a CDS encoding ankyrin repeat domain-containing protein — translation MLEQLLNSGKFSEVLDHVANGEKLPKTLNEYSKSGIFDRLFQQKQFEIIRLFLENGVIETDVYEFDSFDKSIFQSVVRGLQTDDESFDFFREFISKFDNINDEVGAKTLIGYFFEKGASLESIKILAETGCNVNFKNNAEENFLHQVIKTNLMKPELSLSYLEFLIQEGLDVNAQNIVQKTPLITAIEFNRNEYLELLLQNGANPNHADKNGNTAFFYAVAHKLDVRLYDLLRNYDIPQFDLLNSDQVTLLFEYMRMMYDTSEKSLELLRKLIDDGADIYQTSIYYGRDTMPADLIAEKKPEVLQTIIETGAIDINRQDNNGNTLLHKVCAYNVNYDAEKAKEMYRKVKLLLENGADVTITNDKDQTALNLASDDNLKIKTVELLIKQS, via the coding sequence ATGTTAGAACAACTTTTAAACTCGGGAAAATTCTCCGAAGTTTTAGACCATGTTGCCAATGGCGAAAAACTTCCAAAAACACTAAACGAATACAGTAAGTCAGGCATTTTTGACAGACTATTTCAGCAAAAACAATTTGAAATTATCCGCCTCTTTTTAGAAAATGGTGTTATTGAAACTGACGTCTATGAATTTGACAGTTTTGATAAAAGCATTTTCCAAAGCGTCGTGAGGGGCCTGCAGACAGATGATGAATCTTTTGATTTTTTCAGGGAATTTATTTCAAAATTTGACAATATAAACGATGAAGTGGGTGCCAAAACTCTCATTGGCTACTTTTTCGAGAAAGGCGCCAGTCTCGAAAGTATTAAAATACTGGCAGAAACGGGATGTAATGTAAACTTCAAGAACAATGCCGAAGAAAATTTCCTGCATCAGGTTATAAAAACCAATCTGATGAAACCCGAACTTTCCCTTTCGTATCTTGAATTTCTGATACAGGAAGGTTTGGATGTCAATGCTCAGAACATTGTGCAGAAAACACCTTTGATTACAGCCATAGAATTCAACAGAAACGAATATCTTGAGCTTCTTCTGCAAAATGGAGCCAATCCTAATCATGCCGATAAAAATGGAAATACGGCCTTTTTCTATGCCGTAGCCCATAAACTAGATGTCAGGTTGTACGATTTACTTCGAAATTACGACATACCTCAATTTGACCTGCTCAACAGCGACCAGGTAACGCTTTTGTTTGAATACATGCGAATGATGTATGATACTTCAGAAAAAAGTCTGGAATTATTACGAAAGCTCATTGATGATGGAGCAGATATATACCAAACCAGCATTTATTATGGCCGGGACACAATGCCAGCCGACCTCATCGCTGAAAAAAAACCGGAAGTACTTCAAACTATTATAGAAACCGGAGCCATCGACATTAATCGTCAGGACAATAACGGAAATACATTATTGCATAAAGTTTGTGCCTACAATGTGAATTATGATGCTGAAAAAGCAAAGGAAATGTACCGAAAAGTAAAGCTTTTGCTTGAAAACGGTGCCGATGTCACAATCACAAACGACAAAGACCAGACGGCCCTGAATCTCGCGTCTGATGATAACCTGAAAATAAAAACCGTTGAACTGCTGATAAAGCAATCCTAA
- the pheS gene encoding phenylalanine--tRNA ligase subunit alpha: MIDKIKEYIGEVEAFQTQNKEELEAFRIKFLGSKGLIKDFFAEFKNVPNEQKKEFGQVINQLKTTAEDKLKSIQELFESKEETIGIYGDLTRPAEPVKIGSRHPISLVKNQIVDIFSNIGFNVSEGPEIEDDWHNFTALNLPEYHPARDMQDTFFIQTNPDILLRTHTSSVQVRYMEENKPPIRTISPGRVFRNEAVSSRSHCIFHQVEGLYIDKDVSFADLKQTLLYFTKEMFGKSKIRLRPSYFPFTEPSAEIDIYWGLKTETDYRITKGTGWLEIGGCGMVDPNVLKNCGINADEFTGFAFGMGVERIAMLLHQIGDIRMFYENDVRFLEQFKSSI; this comes from the coding sequence ATGATAGACAAGATTAAAGAATATATTGGCGAAGTAGAAGCGTTTCAAACCCAAAATAAAGAGGAACTGGAAGCTTTCAGAATAAAATTTCTTGGGAGCAAAGGCCTTATAAAAGATTTTTTCGCCGAGTTCAAAAATGTTCCTAACGAACAGAAAAAAGAATTCGGGCAGGTAATCAATCAGTTGAAAACTACGGCTGAAGATAAGCTAAAATCCATTCAGGAATTGTTTGAAAGCAAGGAAGAAACCATAGGCATCTATGGCGATTTGACGCGTCCGGCAGAACCTGTAAAGATAGGTTCGCGCCATCCTATTTCTTTGGTTAAAAATCAGATTGTAGATATTTTTTCTAACATTGGTTTCAACGTTTCTGAAGGTCCGGAAATTGAAGACGACTGGCATAACTTCACAGCATTGAATCTTCCGGAATATCATCCGGCAAGAGACATGCAGGATACTTTTTTTATCCAGACTAACCCGGATATCCTGTTGAGAACACATACATCATCAGTTCAGGTGCGTTATATGGAAGAAAACAAACCGCCAATCCGAACGATTTCTCCGGGACGTGTTTTCAGAAATGAAGCCGTTTCTTCGCGTTCGCACTGTATTTTCCACCAGGTGGAAGGTTTGTACATCGATAAAGATGTTTCGTTTGCCGACCTGAAACAGACGCTTTTATATTTTACAAAAGAAATGTTCGGGAAATCAAAAATCCGTTTGCGTCCGTCTTATTTCCCGTTTACGGAACCAAGTGCGGAGATTGATATCTACTGGGGATTAAAAACCGAAACCGACTACAGAATTACCAAAGGAACCGGTTGGCTTGAAATTGGTGGTTGCGGAATGGTTGACCCTAATGTGCTGAAAAACTGTGGTATCAATGCAGATGAATTTACAGGTTTCGCCTTTGGAATGGGTGTTGAAAGAATAGCAATGCTGCTGCACCAAATTGGCGACATCAGGATGTTCTATGAAAACGACGTACGATTCCTGGAACAATTTAAATCTTCTATTTAA
- a CDS encoding CvpA family protein — translation MGFLDIILGIFLAYGLIRGLWNGLFVEFASLVSLLLGIYIAIKFSFITAEFLADVFSWNPKTIAIWAFVLTFIGVVIGISLLAKFFTSIANFASLGLLNKIAGGVFGVLKMCLILSFVLALFQKINSNNTFAEKKTLDDSLFYNPILKISEFVYPVFEEWFEELKK, via the coding sequence ATGGGATTTTTAGATATTATTTTAGGCATTTTCTTAGCCTATGGTTTAATCAGAGGGCTTTGGAATGGGCTTTTTGTAGAGTTTGCTTCTTTGGTTTCGCTACTTTTAGGAATTTATATTGCGATAAAGTTTTCTTTCATTACAGCTGAATTTTTAGCAGATGTATTTTCCTGGAATCCAAAAACCATTGCCATCTGGGCATTTGTACTGACTTTTATTGGTGTAGTTATCGGTATTTCGTTACTGGCAAAATTCTTTACTTCCATTGCCAATTTTGCAAGTTTGGGACTGCTAAATAAAATTGCCGGAGGAGTTTTTGGCGTCCTGAAAATGTGCCTGATTCTGAGTTTTGTGCTGGCACTGTTCCAAAAAATCAATTCCAACAATACGTTTGCCGAAAAGAAAACCCTTGATGACTCGCTGTTTTATAACCCGATTCTGAAAATTTCAGAGTTTGTTTACCCTGTTTTTGAGGAATGGTTTGAGGAGTTGAAGAAGTAG
- a CDS encoding SH3 domain-containing protein, giving the protein MKNIVYILLLFTQVFWAQDNFEAGNKFYRQDKFEEAVKAYENVLKTKQHSAELYFNLGNAYYKLNKTAPAIYYYEKALLLNPGYSDARNNLQFAQNMTIDDIKPVQQVGFGKIIHDFTSSYTYDGWAKIAIGFSILFLLFFIGYYFSAATWLKRVFFVGLFVALIALIVSVASAIAEKTSYENDKPAIIFADTVGVKNEPKENADNAFVLHEGTKVQIIETLDNWRKIQLADEKEGWVNKDVLKEIK; this is encoded by the coding sequence ATGAAAAACATAGTCTACATACTGTTGCTTTTTACCCAGGTTTTCTGGGCACAGGACAATTTTGAGGCCGGAAATAAGTTCTACCGTCAGGACAAATTTGAAGAAGCTGTCAAAGCCTATGAAAATGTACTGAAAACAAAACAGCACTCAGCGGAATTGTATTTTAATCTCGGAAATGCTTATTACAAGCTCAATAAAACCGCTCCTGCGATTTATTATTACGAAAAGGCACTGTTGCTTAATCCTGGCTATAGTGATGCCAGAAACAACCTGCAATTTGCCCAAAACATGACAATTGACGATATCAAGCCTGTGCAGCAGGTTGGTTTTGGAAAAATCATTCATGATTTTACGTCTTCCTATACCTATGACGGCTGGGCCAAAATTGCTATTGGCTTTTCAATCCTGTTCCTGTTGTTTTTCATAGGATATTATTTTTCGGCGGCAACCTGGCTCAAACGCGTTTTCTTTGTGGGATTATTCGTTGCATTAATTGCATTAATTGTGAGTGTTGCTTCTGCCATAGCAGAAAAGACAAGCTATGAAAACGATAAACCAGCCATAATTTTTGCAGATACGGTGGGTGTTAAAAATGAACCGAAAGAAAATGCAGATAATGCCTTTGTACTTCATGAAGGCACAAAAGTCCAGATTATTGAAACGTTGGATAATTGGAGGAAAATTCAATTGGCTGATGAAAAAGAAGGTTGGGTGAATAAGGATGTTTTGAAAGAGATAAAGTAG
- a CDS encoding BatD family protein has protein sequence MRKYIAALILICFQGLSAQVQFEAKVSKQTLGLNERLRIDFIMNEDGDNFTPPSFEGFRVVGGPSQQVSQTWINGRATFNKSYIYILLPQQRGTLTIKQATIEIKGQTYKTAPIKINVTAPIDESKDPSSPDYVPSGGIHLIAEISNTNPYLNQPITVVYKLYVSNNVSVRNWKEIDSPKFNDFWSQNIDIKNLVVENGKYNGEDYRYVVLRKTVLYPQKSGKLTIEPLSLDIVVDQPTNRRDIFGRVQFVTGNKTVSAGSKVINVKALPEAGKPQDFTGAVGKFNFVVKPSKTELRHGESLDLDISVSGNGNLKLFTLPKPIVPSALEMYDPVHSEQVTTPLSGMQGKIADKYTIIPQYQGNYTIKGLTFSYFDLSTKTYKTITSNDIVIKVLDGPTSSDSSVAATPGATTNKQAVKSTNQFRFIALKTQLHSTHKEDFFGSGLFYTLLFLPFLFIPIIILAKKKKEAIDSDVVGNKRKMSNRLAKKYLSEAKKQINNKEPFYIALEKALHNFLKAKLHIETSEMSKDKIREILLDRNARPETIDDFINLTENCEFARYAPYSSVAIQQDFDKAVTVISELEKQI, from the coding sequence ATGAGAAAATATATAGCAGCACTAATTTTAATCTGTTTCCAGGGTCTTTCTGCCCAGGTACAATTTGAGGCAAAAGTCAGTAAACAGACACTCGGACTTAACGAAAGGCTCCGTATTGATTTCATCATGAATGAAGACGGCGATAACTTTACGCCGCCTTCTTTTGAAGGTTTCCGTGTGGTTGGTGGTCCAAGCCAGCAAGTGAGCCAGACCTGGATTAATGGTAGGGCAACTTTTAATAAATCCTATATTTATATACTGCTTCCGCAACAAAGAGGAACCCTAACCATCAAGCAGGCAACAATAGAAATTAAAGGGCAGACCTACAAAACGGCACCCATTAAAATAAACGTAACGGCGCCTATTGATGAGTCTAAGGACCCTAGCAGTCCGGACTATGTGCCAAGCGGAGGAATCCATCTTATTGCTGAAATATCCAATACGAACCCGTATCTAAACCAGCCAATTACAGTGGTCTACAAGCTGTATGTGAGCAATAATGTCAGCGTTAGGAACTGGAAAGAAATCGATAGTCCAAAATTCAACGATTTCTGGAGCCAGAATATCGATATCAAAAATCTTGTAGTCGAAAACGGAAAATATAATGGTGAAGACTACCGTTATGTGGTGCTTAGAAAAACGGTGCTATATCCTCAAAAATCGGGTAAACTAACCATAGAACCGCTTTCTTTGGACATTGTGGTTGACCAGCCTACCAACAGAAGAGATATTTTTGGAAGAGTCCAGTTTGTTACGGGCAATAAAACGGTTTCTGCCGGAAGTAAGGTTATCAATGTAAAAGCTTTACCTGAAGCAGGAAAACCGCAGGACTTTACCGGTGCCGTAGGAAAATTCAATTTTGTTGTCAAGCCTTCGAAAACTGAGTTAAGACATGGTGAATCATTGGATTTGGATATCAGTGTTTCCGGTAACGGAAACCTGAAACTGTTTACCTTGCCAAAACCAATTGTGCCAAGTGCTTTGGAAATGTATGACCCGGTACATAGTGAGCAGGTTACAACACCACTTTCCGGAATGCAGGGGAAAATTGCGGATAAATACACCATTATTCCGCAATATCAGGGCAATTATACCATTAAGGGATTAACATTCTCATATTTTGACCTGTCTACAAAAACATACAAAACAATAACTTCAAATGATATTGTTATTAAGGTTTTGGATGGACCGACTTCATCGGATTCTTCTGTAGCAGCCACTCCGGGAGCTACAACAAACAAACAGGCAGTAAAAAGTACGAATCAGTTCCGGTTTATTGCGCTGAAAACGCAATTGCATTCTACCCATAAAGAAGATTTCTTCGGTTCAGGGTTGTTTTATACGTTGCTATTCCTGCCTTTCCTCTTTATCCCTATAATTATTTTGGCTAAGAAGAAAAAAGAAGCAATTGATAGTGATGTTGTTGGAAATAAGAGAAAGATGTCTAACAGGCTGGCTAAAAAATACCTTTCGGAAGCTAAAAAACAAATCAATAATAAAGAGCCGTTTTATATTGCCCTTGAAAAAGCATTGCACAACTTCCTGAAAGCCAAATTGCATATCGAAACCTCTGAAATGAGCAAAGACAAGATTCGTGAAATTCTTTTGGACAGAAATGCAAGGCCGGAAACGATAGATGATTTTATAAACCTTACGGAGAACTGTGAGTTTGCCAGATATGCGCCTTATTCCAGCGTAGCCATCCAACAGGATTTTGATAAGGCCGTAACCGTAATTTCCGAACTGGAAAAACAAATCTAA
- a CDS encoding tetratricopeptide repeat protein, which produces MRQLLIYTLLLFSFAAIAQEKDKDKNLPRGNKEFKEKNYVDAEAEYRISLSKSPTKAIASYNLGNTIYKQKQPSEAKLAYVNTIENAKTKAEKHKAFHNLGNIFMTEKKYSDAVEAYKNALRNNPADEQTRYNYALAKEYLKNNPEPPKDDKKKDKDKKEKDKDKKNEKDDKKEGDKGDDKKENKDKGEDKKDKQDGKNGEGKNDKDSDQKGQPKPQPGNSPSKQRIENLLDAVNNEEKKIQEKVNAKKVKGKPVQTEKDW; this is translated from the coding sequence ATGAGACAGCTATTGATATATACGCTTCTACTTTTTTCCTTTGCAGCAATCGCACAGGAAAAAGATAAAGACAAGAATCTGCCAAGAGGAAATAAAGAGTTTAAAGAAAAAAACTATGTCGATGCTGAAGCCGAATACAGAATTTCATTATCTAAATCGCCAACCAAGGCAATAGCATCTTATAATTTAGGAAATACGATTTATAAGCAAAAACAGCCAAGTGAAGCAAAACTGGCTTATGTCAATACTATAGAAAATGCCAAGACCAAAGCCGAAAAGCACAAAGCTTTTCATAATTTGGGAAACATTTTTATGACAGAAAAAAAATATTCTGATGCTGTTGAAGCCTATAAAAATGCACTGAGAAACAATCCGGCTGATGAACAGACCCGTTACAATTATGCCTTGGCTAAAGAATATCTGAAAAACAATCCGGAGCCGCCTAAAGACGATAAGAAGAAAGACAAAGACAAGAAAGAAAAGGATAAGGATAAGAAAAACGAGAAAGACGACAAAAAAGAAGGAGACAAGGGCGACGATAAGAAAGAGAATAAAGACAAAGGAGAGGATAAAAAAGACAAGCAGGACGGCAAAAATGGTGAAGGAAAGAATGATAAGGATTCTGACCAGAAAGGCCAGCCTAAACCGCAACCGGGTAACAGTCCGTCAAAGCAGCGAATCGAAAACCTGCTCGATGCAGTAAACAATGAAGAAAAGAAAATTCAGGAAAAGGTCAATGCCAAAAAAGTAAAAGGCAAGCCGGTTCAAACAGAAAAAGACTGGTAA
- a CDS encoding ankyrin repeat domain-containing protein — MSFIIACESGKRKIAELLLANKEVDVTYTDEKGRTALHYAAHHGYLDLVQILISEGAAIDYEDHAGETPFYFACLQKQKQTALFLLEKGAKTDVKDFKGNSLLHLTAQTGQIEVLEKLLEQGVNADIENNEAETPLLIAASWRNAAIVKKLLENGADVNTTNKQGNSPLLFAVKSKNQPMVELLLENGAAINHINHAGESALLLACYDSNRMLTKLLTEKGADIFVSSQNGLSPIWYACSNNQKEIVELFINNGVDVNYSKPVTGNETSMYSYLDWVETADSLSISSSFSLDTSYGYGGESLLHVAAKSGHVSMVKLLLDKDANINIQDESGNTALHYAAANGKKDMVKLLLEKEADASVVNAKEQKAIDYSNIKGFNEITELLLKYSPSNTANPNSTKTEPAPASAPVDMASKKQALLDLKELLDAGILSQEEFDVEKAKILKG; from the coding sequence ATGTCATTTATAATCGCTTGCGAAAGCGGAAAAAGAAAAATAGCAGAACTTTTATTAGCCAACAAAGAAGTTGATGTAACCTATACTGATGAAAAAGGCAGAACTGCATTGCATTATGCAGCCCATCATGGTTATCTTGACCTTGTACAGATACTCATTAGCGAAGGAGCCGCTATTGATTATGAAGACCACGCCGGTGAAACGCCTTTCTATTTTGCCTGTTTGCAAAAACAAAAGCAGACGGCATTATTCTTATTGGAAAAAGGCGCCAAAACAGACGTCAAAGATTTCAAAGGAAACAGTCTTTTGCATCTTACAGCCCAAACCGGACAAATTGAGGTTTTAGAAAAACTGCTTGAACAGGGCGTAAATGCTGATATAGAAAATAATGAAGCCGAAACCCCGCTTCTTATAGCAGCCAGTTGGAGAAATGCAGCGATTGTCAAAAAATTATTAGAAAACGGAGCCGATGTCAATACGACCAACAAACAGGGCAATTCACCTTTGCTGTTTGCCGTCAAATCAAAAAACCAGCCCATGGTCGAACTGCTTTTGGAAAATGGAGCTGCTATTAACCATATCAATCATGCCGGCGAAAGCGCTTTGCTTTTGGCCTGCTATGACAGCAACCGCATGCTGACGAAACTCTTAACGGAAAAAGGAGCCGACATTTTTGTTTCTTCCCAAAACGGATTGTCACCAATATGGTATGCCTGTTCCAACAACCAAAAAGAAATTGTCGAGCTTTTTATAAATAATGGTGTCGATGTTAATTATTCCAAACCCGTGACCGGAAACGAAACGTCCATGTATTCTTATCTGGATTGGGTGGAAACGGCCGACAGTCTTAGTATTTCGAGTAGTTTTTCATTAGACACATCTTATGGTTATGGTGGCGAAAGCTTGCTGCATGTTGCCGCAAAAAGCGGCCATGTGAGTATGGTCAAATTGCTTTTGGATAAGGATGCCAATATCAACATACAGGATGAAAGTGGCAATACGGCTTTGCATTATGCAGCAGCTAACGGCAAAAAAGATATGGTAAAACTGCTTTTGGAAAAAGAAGCAGATGCTTCTGTAGTAAACGCAAAAGAACAGAAAGCGATTGATTATTCCAACATCAAGGGATTTAATGAAATTACGGAACTGTTGCTAAAATACAGTCCGTCAAACACTGCTAATCCAAATAGTACGAAAACAGAACCCGCACCAGCTTCCGCTCCTGTTGATATGGCTTCAAAAAAGCAAGCCTTATTAGACCTGAAAGAGCTTTTGGATGCCGGAATTTTATCGCAGGAAGAATTTGATGTTGAAAAGGCTAAGATTTTGAAAGGCTGA
- a CDS encoding vWA domain-containing protein has translation MYDELDEKKYLYLLIVIPILVLIFLFNLYWKRKKQKEFGDLKLVKKLTPEKSVFKSTLKITVFLLALACLILGLVNPKLGTKVETVKREGIDIVFAIDVSKSMLAEDVAPNRLEKTKQIVSQIINQLGSDRIGIVAYAGSAFPVLPITTDYSVAKMFLQSMNPGMVSSQGTSLDEAIHLSSSFFSQDSKVSKLVIMISDGEDHSEGIEEATEEANKNGLKIITIGVGTEKGGPIPLKRNGVVESFQRDQNGEVVVTKLNEATLKEIAKITKGGYVNGNNTKEVVDYVKHALENIEKSEFETKQFANYQSQFQWLLGIAFFLFFIDIFFLEKKTNWVKKMNLFNEKE, from the coding sequence ATGTACGACGAATTAGACGAAAAAAAATATTTATATCTCCTGATAGTCATACCAATTCTGGTACTGATTTTCCTTTTCAATCTTTATTGGAAAAGAAAAAAACAGAAAGAATTTGGTGACCTGAAATTGGTGAAAAAACTAACTCCGGAAAAATCGGTTTTCAAATCAACCCTGAAAATTACGGTCTTTCTTTTGGCGTTGGCCTGCCTCATTTTAGGTCTGGTTAATCCTAAATTGGGAACCAAGGTCGAAACCGTAAAAAGAGAAGGTATTGATATTGTTTTTGCTATTGACGTTTCAAAATCAATGCTGGCAGAAGATGTAGCACCAAACCGTCTGGAAAAAACCAAGCAGATTGTTTCGCAGATTATCAATCAGTTGGGGAGTGACAGAATCGGAATTGTAGCCTATGCGGGCAGTGCTTTTCCGGTATTGCCAATTACGACAGATTACAGTGTGGCCAAAATGTTCCTGCAAAGCATGAATCCGGGAATGGTGTCATCACAAGGTACCTCGCTTGATGAAGCCATACACCTGTCGTCTAGTTTTTTCAGCCAGGATAGTAAGGTGAGTAAGCTGGTTATCATGATTTCTGATGGGGAAGACCATTCCGAAGGAATTGAAGAAGCAACAGAAGAAGCCAATAAAAACGGATTGAAAATCATAACTATTGGAGTAGGTACCGAAAAAGGCGGGCCAATACCGTTAAAAAGAAATGGTGTGGTAGAAAGCTTCCAACGCGACCAAAATGGAGAAGTTGTAGTCACCAAACTGAATGAAGCTACTTTGAAAGAAATTGCCAAAATTACCAAAGGAGGTTATGTGAACGGAAACAATACAAAAGAAGTGGTCGATTATGTGAAACACGCCTTGGAAAATATTGAAAAAAGCGAATTCGAAACCAAGCAGTTTGCCAATTACCAATCGCAGTTTCAGTGGCTTTTAGGAATAGCATTCTTTTTGTTTTTTATTGATATCTTCTTTTTAGAGAAAAAGACAAACTGGGTGAAAAAGATGAACTTATTTAATGAAAAGGAATAA
- a CDS encoding vWA domain-containing protein — MKNVTFLNPEFFWLFVLIPIAIAWQIWKGKKQASLKVSSLKGFKAKPSIWSKLKPLLFVFRILALGFLIVAMARPQTVDISNKTNITNGIDIVMSIDVSGSMLTRDLKPNRLEALKRVASEFVEARPNDRIGLVVYAAESYTKTPVTSDKAVVLDALNSVKYDNLLQDGTGIGMGLATAVNRLKDSKAKSKVIILLTDGVNNSGFIDPRMASEIAKEYGIKVYTIGIGTTGMAESPYAIAPNGDFVYRMMQVEIDEQLMKEIARNTDGKYFRAKNNQSLKAIYDEINKLETTEIEEQKFYNYDERFRPFAIAAGILLLLEVLLKNTVFRSFI; from the coding sequence ATGAAAAATGTTACCTTTTTAAATCCTGAGTTTTTCTGGCTGTTTGTCCTCATTCCGATTGCTATAGCATGGCAAATATGGAAAGGAAAGAAACAGGCATCACTAAAAGTAAGCTCGCTAAAAGGATTCAAGGCGAAACCATCAATTTGGTCAAAATTAAAACCGCTATTATTTGTTTTCAGGATTCTTGCCTTAGGTTTTCTTATAGTTGCCATGGCAAGACCGCAAACCGTAGATATTAGTAATAAGACCAACATAACCAACGGAATTGATATTGTAATGTCAATCGACGTTTCGGGAAGTATGTTAACGCGCGATTTGAAGCCAAACCGTTTGGAAGCTTTGAAAAGGGTGGCTTCGGAATTCGTAGAAGCCCGTCCAAACGACAGAATAGGTCTGGTTGTTTATGCAGCAGAAAGCTATACCAAAACACCGGTAACCAGTGACAAGGCAGTCGTATTGGATGCTTTGAACAGTGTAAAGTATGATAACCTTTTGCAGGACGGAACAGGAATTGGTATGGGATTGGCAACAGCCGTAAACCGATTGAAAGACAGCAAGGCAAAAAGTAAAGTAATCATATTGCTTACCGACGGAGTCAACAATTCCGGGTTTATCGATCCGAGAATGGCTTCCGAAATAGCAAAAGAATACGGCATAAAAGTATATACGATTGGTATAGGAACAACCGGAATGGCAGAATCTCCTTATGCCATAGCTCCAAATGGAGATTTTGTTTACCGAATGATGCAGGTGGAAATTGATGAACAGTTGATGAAAGAAATTGCAAGAAATACCGATGGGAAATATTTCAGGGCAAAAAACAACCAGAGCCTGAAAGCTATATATGATGAAATCAATAAGCTGGAAACCACAGAAATTGAAGAACAGAAATTCTATAATTACGATGAAAGGTTCAGGCCTTTTGCTATAGCAGCAGGCATACTTTTATTGTTAGAAGTTTTATTGAAAAATACGGTTTTTAGAAGCTTTATTTAA
- a CDS encoding TerC/Alx family metal homeostasis membrane protein: MQNNGVDHLVNHPGILTAFSVVIIIMLLLDLGVFNKKSHVVSNKEAAIWSIVWISLAMGFSGVIYYLMGIEQFTQFQSAYWIEKALSVDNLFVFILVFGFFNVPKHLHHKVLFWGIIGALIFRAIFIFSGVELINMTYLPEMNIFGKLVSINVVLSVFGFFLVFAGFKSWFSKEDNDENKDFTKSPGAKLVHRFFKVSENYDGDKFFTVENGVKMATPLLVVVAVIEFTDLIFAVDSIPAIFAIAPNDPFILYTSNIFAILGLRALYFLLANFMYMFSRLKYGLAIILAFIGVKMLVQPFYHISSPTSLTVVGSVLILSVMASLAFPVKEEK, translated from the coding sequence ATGCAAAACAACGGCGTCGACCATCTAGTCAATCATCCCGGAATCCTGACCGCATTTTCTGTTGTTATCATCATTATGCTGCTTCTTGATTTAGGAGTGTTCAACAAAAAAAGCCATGTCGTTTCGAACAAGGAAGCGGCTATCTGGTCAATTGTATGGATTTCGTTAGCTATGGGCTTTAGCGGCGTGATTTATTATTTGATGGGAATAGAGCAGTTCACGCAGTTCCAATCGGCTTACTGGATTGAAAAAGCGCTTTCTGTCGATAACCTTTTTGTTTTCATTCTGGTTTTTGGTTTTTTTAATGTTCCGAAACATTTGCACCATAAAGTCCTGTTTTGGGGAATTATCGGGGCTTTGATTTTCAGGGCGATTTTTATTTTCTCCGGCGTAGAGCTTATCAATATGACCTATCTTCCTGAAATGAATATTTTTGGAAAGCTCGTCAGCATTAATGTTGTCTTATCGGTCTTTGGGTTTTTCCTTGTTTTCGCAGGATTCAAATCGTGGTTTTCAAAAGAAGACAATGACGAAAACAAAGATTTTACAAAAAGCCCGGGAGCCAAATTGGTACACCGATTCTTCAAAGTTTCTGAAAATTATGATGGCGATAAGTTTTTTACGGTAGAAAACGGAGTCAAAATGGCAACACCGTTGTTAGTTGTTGTGGCTGTTATCGAATTTACTGACTTGATTTTTGCAGTCGATTCTATTCCGGCTATTTTTGCGATAGCACCAAACGATCCGTTTATCCTTTATACTTCAAACATTTTTGCCATCTTAGGACTTAGGGCTTTATATTTCCTGTTGGCCAACTTTATGTATATGTTCAGCCGACTAAAGTACGGACTGGCAATTATCCTGGCTTTTATAGGTGTAAAAATGCTTGTACAGCCTTTTTACCATATCTCATCACCAACTTCACTGACTGTAGTAGGAAGCGTACTGATTTTGTCTGTAATGGCTTCTTTGGCTTTTCCTGTAAAAGAAGAAAAATAG